From one Aeropyrum camini SY1 = JCM 12091 genomic stretch:
- a CDS encoding SixA phosphatase family protein, with protein MALIVFYRHGKAEPRREGVSDRERRLTREGVMQVECGGRLLLGAGFKKILSSPYRRAVETAEILARTLKLSYAIADWLAPDSGVGLEDLEKFGVDDGVILVGHNPWMEETIIELVGGALELKAGGFAVVSVIAFRPGGGNLLSLVNPGVVNVCKGGGRA; from the coding sequence TTGGCTTTGATAGTGTTCTACAGACACGGTAAGGCAGAGCCCCGGAGGGAGGGAGTGAGCGACAGGGAGAGGAGGCTCACCCGGGAGGGTGTTATGCAGGTGGAGTGCGGAGGCCGGCTCCTCCTGGGCGCCGGCTTCAAGAAGATTTTATCGTCCCCCTACCGAAGGGCTGTAGAGACGGCCGAGATCCTGGCCAGAACGCTGAAACTGAGCTATGCTATAGCCGATTGGCTAGCCCCCGACTCTGGTGTTGGGCTAGAAGATCTTGAGAAGTTCGGTGTCGATGACGGTGTCATACTTGTCGGGCACAACCCCTGGATGGAGGAAACCATAATTGAGCTTGTTGGCGGGGCTCTCGAGCTAAAGGCTGGGGGCTTCGCCGTAGTTAGCGTTATAGCCTTCAGGCCCGGCGGAGGTAACCTGCTCTCACTCGTGAACCCCGGAGTAGTGAATGTTTGCAAGGGGGGAGGAAGAGCTTGA
- a CDS encoding DUF1464 family protein yields MARVVGIDPGTGSMDVLGFDDESGRVFLEESIPRDEVTRDPSLPLRIVEEASRRIGGLDAVVAPSGYGMPLKRAAEATAWDICEATFIHSSDEVLGLRIVGLRRLMALFSASSLPAWFTPGVIHLPTVPSWRKVGRIDMGTADKLYTVAAALKTEVESHGVAPKAARFIAVEAGMAYTAAIAVVDGKVVDGVGGTSGFHGFMGGGAMDGEVAYALAAVAPRFSKAMLFKGGAGWLAGVSSPAELEEKAHGAAAPSAEAALEMLGEGVVKSVAALLPSLRPEGGVVRVYVSGRLFSHGRLGRELEGRLEDFISSLGLTPRILRVERLGSKTKEGATGAALIASGLAGGRYKWIVDQLELARSSGSIFDHLPVDDDLRKAIRLEFRSCAPLGEA; encoded by the coding sequence TTGGCTAGGGTTGTGGGGATAGATCCTGGAACCGGTTCAATGGATGTTCTCGGTTTCGACGACGAGTCAGGAAGAGTTTTCCTGGAGGAGTCTATCCCCAGGGATGAGGTGACCAGGGACCCCTCACTCCCCCTAAGGATTGTTGAGGAGGCCTCCAGGAGGATTGGCGGTCTAGACGCTGTTGTGGCGCCGAGCGGCTATGGCATGCCCCTTAAGAGGGCTGCCGAGGCTACCGCCTGGGATATTTGCGAGGCCACGTTTATCCACTCCAGCGACGAGGTCCTGGGCCTCAGGATAGTGGGGCTTAGGAGGCTCATGGCCCTCTTCTCCGCTTCAAGCCTTCCAGCGTGGTTCACCCCCGGCGTGATACACCTCCCAACGGTTCCATCTTGGAGGAAGGTTGGGAGGATTGACATGGGGACGGCGGATAAGCTCTACACTGTCGCGGCGGCCTTGAAGACAGAGGTGGAGTCCCATGGTGTGGCTCCGAAGGCTGCGAGGTTTATCGCGGTCGAGGCAGGCATGGCGTACACGGCCGCTATAGCCGTTGTTGACGGGAAGGTTGTGGACGGTGTTGGAGGTACCAGCGGGTTCCACGGTTTCATGGGGGGAGGAGCTATGGACGGGGAGGTTGCTTATGCCCTCGCAGCTGTGGCTCCAAGGTTCAGCAAGGCCATGCTTTTCAAGGGAGGCGCCGGATGGCTGGCGGGTGTTTCATCGCCTGCCGAGCTCGAGGAAAAGGCTCACGGGGCCGCCGCGCCTAGCGCCGAGGCTGCTCTGGAGATGCTGGGAGAGGGCGTGGTTAAGAGTGTGGCGGCACTGCTGCCATCCCTCAGGCCGGAGGGAGGGGTTGTCAGGGTTTACGTGTCTGGTAGGCTATTCTCCCACGGGCGGCTGGGGAGGGAGCTTGAGGGTAGGCTCGAGGACTTCATAAGCTCCCTAGGCCTAACCCCCCGTATACTCAGGGTTGAAAGGCTAGGCTCCAAGACTAAAGAGGGGGCTACTGGCGCAGCATTGATAGCCAGCGGCCTCGCGGGAGGCCGGTACAAGTGGATCGTCGACCAGCTCGAGCTCGCGAGGTCCTCGGGCAGCATATTCGACCATCTCCCGGTTGACGATGACCTCAGGAAGGCCATTAGGCTTGAGTTTAGGAGCTGCGCCCCCTTAGGCGAGGCTTAA
- a CDS encoding zinc finger domain-containing protein: MAVQPRKIDVYDSVHPPRCTSCGRIVEPGSTATRFPCPNCGEVEIWRCSRCRKQGATYTCPNCGFTGP, from the coding sequence ATGGCAGTACAGCCTAGGAAGATAGACGTCTACGACTCCGTCCACCCCCCGCGATGTACGAGCTGCGGCAGAATAGTAGAGCCAGGCTCTACAGCTACTCGGTTCCCCTGCCCGAACTGTGGGGAGGTAGAGATTTGGCGCTGCAGCAGGTGCAGGAAGCAGGGCGCAACCTACACCTGCCCGAACTGCGGCTTCACAGGGCCGTAA